From the Papaver somniferum cultivar HN1 chromosome 2, ASM357369v1, whole genome shotgun sequence genome, the window GAGTGCTCATAAATTCATTGACTGTGATTTGGCTAAGACTCTGAGATGTCCATTAGAACCCACGGGTCACATGTTGGTCACTGTTGCCAATGAGGATAAAACATTCAACACTAAAATCTACTCAAAACTACAATGGACAATACATGGTCGTGAATTCACAAAAGACTTTAGACTATTACCTATAGAGGGTTACGATATGGTATTAGGTACAGGCTGGTTGAggaaattaggagatataatGTTTAATCTCTCCAAACTAAGCATCTCATTCAactatcatggtaagaaggtTGTACTTACTGGTGCCGCAGAGGGCCCAACACTGAGGATGATGAGCAGTGATGCAGCTGAAAAATTCTTCAACAAGAATACTCATGGCCTCATTGGCCAACTCTTTTTCATCACCACCCAGTCCTCAAGTCCCACTACACCGACATCCATTCTTTCTCTCTTACAAGAATTTAAGGATATATTTGAAGATCCAAAACAATAACCCCCGCCTCCCCCCAAACCCAATTCCACCCCTACAAGTCAAAAATAGAAGTTTGGATCACACCATTCCCCTCAAACCCAATTCCACCCCTACAGGTCAAAGACCCTACAAATGTCCTTGCATGCAGAAAAAGGGGTAGTAAAACAGTTGGTGAAGGATATGTTAAGCACAAAAATTATACAAACTAGTCATAGTCTATTTGCTGCACCTATATTGTTAGTTAAGAAGAAGGATAACATATGGAGGTTCTGTGTAGACTGCAGGAGATTAGATGAAAAAATATTAAAGACAAATTTCCAATTCCAATCATTAAGGAGTTGTTGGATGAACTAGATGGGGCAGTGATATTCACCAAAATTGATTTAAAGACTGGGTATCGCCAGATACGAGTTAGTGTGGCCAATATTCATAAGACAACTTTCGGGACTCACCAAGGACACTATGAGTTCAAGGTAATGCCATTTGGGTTGACAAATTCTCATGCAACTTTTCAAGCTCTTGTGGATAAATTCTTTCAAGAGCATTTAAGGAAATTcattttagtctttttttttatgACATTTTTATCTATAGTTCTTCTATACAAGAACATGCAGAACATCTACGCATCACTTTTTCATTATTGAGAGCACACTAATTGTATGCAGAGATTTCTAAATGTTGTTTTGTCCAAACAGATTTGGAATACCTAGGTCATATTATCACTGCGTAATGGGTTACTGCTGACCCAAATAAGATTGTAAGCATGAAGGAATGGCCTACACCAACTAATGTTAAGGAACTAAGGGATTTCCTTGGGCTCATAGGATATTACAGGAAATTTGTACAAGGGTATGGAGCCATTAGCATGCCACTTACAGAAACTCTTGaagaaaaattcatttttctGAAATGAACCTGTCACTATAGCTTTTGAGCAACTTAAGCAAGCCATTTCTAAACACCAGTGTGTTTCTTACCAGATTTCTCAAAACATTTTACTGTAGAAACTTATACTAGTGACATATGTATAGGGGCTGTGTTGACTCAAGAAGGAAAACCGATTACTTTTTTCAGCAAAAAATTAGGTCTAAGAGAAAGAGAAATGTTTGTATATGAAAATGAGTTTCTAGTTGTGGTCATGGCTATCACTAAGTGGAAGCAATACTTGCAAGGAGAAAAGTTCATTATACAAATAGATCATTAAAGTATCAAATATTTTCTAGACCAGATAATTACAACTATAATTCAACAGAGATGGTTGATGAAGCTCCTGGTTTTGATTATGAAATCAGATATAGAAAAGGAGTTAATATTGTAGTTGCAGATGCACTTTCCATAATCCCACAAAATAGTGGGGAATGCAGCTCATTAGCACTCTCCAAACCCACTTGGAATTTAGATATTATCTCCACCTACTTTAAATATACAAGCACACAACTACTTATTACACAAATTTTTGCATCAATTACAGGGTAGACAAATTTTCATTTAAGGAGGAAGTGTTGAGGTACAAAGATATGATTTATGTTAGGGCTAGCAACAATATCAGGAACACCATATTGGAGTCTATATATGATTTTGCAGTAGAAGGACACTCAGGTATCCAAACTACTTATGACAGGGTTAAGAGTTATTTTTATTGGCATGGACTGAAGAAATATGTTTTGTCTTTTGTGTCCTCTTGTGATGTCTTCCAAAGAAACAAACCTGATCACCACTTTCCAAATGGGCTATTGCATCCCCTCCCAATTACTGAGCATGCTTGGAAGCATATTACTATGGATTTCATAGAAGGACTACCCACTGGTGAGAAGAGAAGTATCATTCTGGTAGTGGTGGATATGCTCACCAATTGCAGTCATTTTATAGGACTACAACAACTATAGCGGTTAAGGCATTCTTGAATCAAGTTTTCAAAATACATGGacttcattcttctattgtgtctGATAGAGACAAGGTTTTCACCAGTAACTTTtggaaatatatttttaaagCTTTGGGCATGAATCTGAGAATAGCATACCACCCTCAAACTGATGGGCAAATTGAGAAAGTGAATTCTTGTTTGTAAAATTACTTAAGATGTATAATAGAAATCAACCTACAAAATGGTTCCAATGGATTACACTAGCAGAGTGGTGGTACAATACCATCTATCACACTAGTCCGAAGATGACTCCTCTTAGACATCTATATGATTACAACCCTCCCCACATGCCTTTCTAACTACAACAATCACTTCAGTTGATGCAGTAGAAGATTATTTAAAACAGAGGGATGCAATGATGGACCTACTCAATGAGAGTCTACACAAAGCTTAGGATAGAATGAAACTCTTTGCATACAAGAACAGGACTGGCAGCTCTTTTGAAGTAGGAGATACAATATATTTGAAGTTGCAGCCGTACAAACAAGCTTCAATATCCCTGCGCAAGAACTTCAAATTATCAGCTAAGTGTTATGGTCCATTTTCCATTTTACAGAAAATTGGTTCACTGGATTACAGACTAGAGTTACCCTCTAGTGCTAGAATCCATCATGTCTTTTACGTTTCATAACTGAATAAACAAATTGGTAAGACTCATGTACCTTCACCAGTTCTGCCAGTAGTTGATCATGCATGATAAGTTATTATGCTACCTAAAAGAGTACTCGCTTCGAGATAAATCATCCTACGAAGGAGAGAAGTATCATAACTACTATCCAATGAACCAATTCCACACCTGAATATGCTATTTGGGAAGATACTTCGAATATCCGAGCTCACTACCCAaattttatccttgaggagaaGGATAATCTTTCAAGGGAGGAGTAATTTTATGTACCTGGGGTGCCCTAGAAGAGTACCCCATCTAATTTGAGTAGTTCTTTAATCTTTTATTTTGGTTTAGCTAGCCGGGAAGATGTTTCTCACGTGTTGAGTTTTGGATAATCGATTTTAGGGATTATGACTGGTAGATATAGATTTGTAAGAGAGAGGGTGAGGCATGATTAATGAATTCAACTTTCTCCTGAGTTCACTTGAACcagatattcttcttcttcctctcgtccTTCTCTAATCCGTCTTAATTCTCTCCTTATATTCCAAATCTTTTTTCTATTCTCTGTTATCTTCTATCTTTTTCTATCTAATTTCTGGATCTTGGTAACAAATTGTACTAACAATAATACCGAATCATGTCGGTGAATGATGGTCTAGTTGATCTGGGTTGTCGAATTTGCAACGCTTATATCTGTCCCTAACACTGTTGCGAAGGAAGGCATCGCTAGATGCACATGAACGCTGTCGAATCAGCCCATAATTGCGTTCGACTTCTGAACTTTCCACAACTTGTGGTCTGAGTCTCTGAAGTTCAAAATATTGATATAGTTATTATGGTCTGgtgcataatttttttaattttgatctcATGCATATACTTACTGGGGTCTGGTGCATAAATCAGCCCATATGCATGTATGTCATGCCATTTATTCGTAAACACGGGAGACCAAAATAAGAGTGATGGTGATGATAGCTAATTCATACGtaagtaatggtggtggtggtctgGTGATAATAAAATGATCTCTCCTCATGTCTTATCAACAACAACCATCCATCCTCCTCTCCACAATTTGGTTGTTTGTTTGCCCACCTCAATCTCTCTCATTCCTACTcactttctttgttattatttaaATGAATTGAATTACAAACTTTACCCCCTTCCCTTTCTCAACTTCATCAACCTCATTCATCATTTCTCACTGTACGTCTAAATAATCAACATTTACAATTTTGCAAATGCCAATATTACCCTCCTCTCATGGAAAAAGACTCTACACCTTGTAATCTATAGAGGATCTTTTTAAAGTAGAAAGTTAAACAGAAGCCGCCTCtctgttagaaaaaaaaaactcaaaaagaagagaaaaagatcaAAACATCCTTtcttacctccatcttcttcttcttcttctccttcttcttcttcttcttcttcttcttctttttccttccctCTCTTTGTCTCCATACCCAGAGCATCATCAGGATCTCTGTAGTAATTCTCATACATCCTTTCTCCAAACTGAAAGAAGTAATGGTAAGGGTTTCAAAAGTCATGATCGTTGGAAACTCTTGAATGAAAGTACTTCTTCATTAGGGTAAGTAAGTATCTCTATCTCTCTAGTGATTATTAATATTCCTTTCTTTGTCTCTTTCATTTGTTTCTCTTTAGCTCTAGCTCAtattcaggtgttagaaatataTGGCTAGCTAGGTAGACATGGATTCTGGTAATGGTTGTAGTTTGAATTCATCAAGTGGTGGAGATGATCAAGATCAATACGATTCACTAAGAAATACTCATGAGTCATCGATTTCAGCTTTTTTGAATCCTTCCAATAATACCCATCAAGTCAATAATAATAGTAACTTCTTTTCTAATTCCAACCAACAACAACCACCAATTCACCCTCATATGTCTcatgaccaccaccaccaacaacaacaatctTCCATAAATTTTGATCATCTTTCTAACTATCTAAACCCTTTCTCATCATCTAGATCTTCTCCACAAACTCAAAATTCTTTGCTAAATCTTGATATGGTATGGCCTAAAAACATTATTACGTCGGTAGATCCCAATAGTTCAACCAGCAACAATAATCTAATgggttcatcatcatcaccatcatcatcaacacagCAACACAATCAATATTTGGGTGGAAATATCCATTTTTCGAACCAGTTAGTACAACCATCTCTTGGTGATGGTAGTGCTAGGGTATCATCTGATAGTCATCATCAGAAAGCAACCCGAAATCCTAAGAAGAGAACCAGAGCTTCTCGACGTGCACCCACAACTGTTCTCACCACTGATACATCGAATTTTAGAGCTATGGTGCAAGAGTTCACCGGTATCCCAGCCGCACCTTTCTCCGCCTCTACGCCAGTGTTCCCTCGAAGCAGATTTGATCTTTTCAATACTTCAGCGACCGGGAAGCTGTCGGGTCTTTCTGCAGCACCTCCATACCTCTTAAGACCGTTTCCGCATAAGGTTAATCATCAACTACCTTCATCTTCTACTTCCATTAATACCACTGGTACCACTGATAGTGCTCATCATTCTAATGAACCTCAAAATCTATTAAACATTCAGAGCCTCACATTTCAATCTCTTttaaaccctaatcatcatcaacaatcgAATGTACCCATGTTATTTGCTCATCATGATAAATCTAAAGTTCCGCAATCGTCATTATCAAATGATAACCCACAGCTTAGAATGGCTGCAATGGAAGAATTCAGTATGAATATTAATACGACTGCTACAACTACTAGTCATGGTATTCTTGGGGGTACTCTTTCAAATGTTGTTGATACTTCTAACGATATGGCGTTAGGGATTAACATTGAACGTCATTATAATGGTAATGAAAATAATGATCATTTGGGCTCATCCTTCAGTGGTAACTACGACTGTTCACAACGTATTTGTGGTACTAACACTTCTAGTAATTCCAAGATGAACTTCACAGGTTCCTCAACATCGGATTTTCATACCGACAACGTAGGGTTCGATAATATTGGAGATGGTTTTAACAAGAGGTgatcaagatatatatatatatatatatgcttgaCATTCATTCATGTATATGTATATGTTCATCTTCtcattaattttagggtttcgtaaatttaaaggagaaggagagaaagaaatgAGAATTAACCTTGTTGAATTAATCTACTGTTGCTTCATTCCTTTATATATGCACCAACTAAACATAGTAAAAGAGCTAatagaaatttttttattttcgtcGAACTTTTGAGTAAATTCTTGTCAATTGCTAGCTCTTTGTTTTGTTGATAGGTGAAAAAAGTAGGTTTTCGTTTTTGATACTATTGTACTAATTCTATTAATTTTGGTAACAA encodes:
- the LOC113350909 gene encoding myb-like protein M; the protein is MDSGNGCSLNSSSGGDDQDQYDSLRNTHESSISAFLNPSNNTHQVNNNSNFFSNSNQQQPPIHPHMSHDHHHQQQQSSINFDHLSNYLNPFSSSRSSPQTQNSLLNLDMVWPKNIITSVDPNSSTSNNNLMGSSSSPSSSTQQHNQYLGGNIHFSNQLVQPSLGDGSARVSSDSHHQKATRNPKKRTRASRRAPTTVLTTDTSNFRAMVQEFTGIPAAPFSASTPVFPRSRFDLFNTSATGKLSGLSAAPPYLLRPFPHKVNHQLPSSSTSINTTGTTDSAHHSNEPQNLLNIQSLTFQSLLNPNHHQQSNVPMLFAHHDKSKVPQSSLSNDNPQLRMAAMEEFSMNINTTATTTSHGILGGTLSNVVDTSNDMALGINIERHYNGNENNDHLGSSFSGNYDCSQRICGTNTSSNSKMNFTGSSTSDFHTDNVGFDNIGDGFNKR